In the Mytilus trossulus isolate FHL-02 chromosome 1, PNRI_Mtr1.1.1.hap1, whole genome shotgun sequence genome, one interval contains:
- the LOC134722455 gene encoding mucin-2-like, which yields MGNETDAFDCYVNENDTTNGMCYQMDDAAVECYGNVSSTSVQNTLMYSTSSVFNIQPTSMNSNMVFQSSMSTLQMLSSSYMGMNPSHLSSSNYMQQSNIQPSYSTSSVSNNIPNQSTIGFQQITSQIIQSNSMSLASSSYNGLSVMHPIQTTSITPSILPQSMSQFVQNTPTSSSFSSINPSHMLQNSQAHASGSSLTQQSVSQIIHTSQTTPAFSSITGSPLVYNSQASALTTSVPPQTMSHQIQNTPISIAFSGINGSPLVQNSQTPALTPSVPPYTMSQVIQSTPTSIAFSSIKGSPLVQNSQAPALTISVSPYTLSQVIQNTPTSIAFSSINGSPLVQNSKTPALTPSVPPYTMSQVIQNTPTSIAFSSFNGSPLVQNSQAPVLTSSLPPYTMSQVIQNTPTLMTFSSNNGSPLVQNSHVPALTSSVPPYTMSQVIQNTPTTPAFSIIIGSSMMGNSQAPALTASLPPHTMSHVIQTTPTSIAYSSVYGSPVVQISQAPALTTSIPPHTMSQVIQNTPTTTALSSINGSPLVLNSQATVMTTSVPSHTMSQVIQNTPTPIALSSIYGSPLVQNSQTPALTTSVPLQSMSQVIQNTPTTPTFSYIIGSSVMSNRQAPVLTTSVPPSTMSHLIQSTPTSIALSSINGSPLVPNSQAPVLTSSVPSQTVYHVILSTPTSIAFSSINGSPLVPNSQAPVLTSSVPPQTMSPVIQNTPTSIAFSSINGSPLLHNSQAPAFTTSAVPLQSMSHVIQHTPTTPAFSSIIRSSVMSKSQATVLTTSIPPHTMSHVIQNTPITPAFSSIIGSSVMSNSQAPVLTTSVPPQTMSHVIQNTPTIPAFSSIIGSYVMSNSQAPALTTSIPPHTMSHVIQNTPTSPAFGSIIGSSVMSNSQAPVLTSSVPPQTMSQVIQNTQTLIAFSSINGSPLVHNSHAPALTTSVPPYTMSHVIQNTPTTPAFSSIYGSPLVQISQAPVMTTSVPPQTMSQVIQNTPTSIAFSSIYGSPLVHNSHAPALTTSVPPYTMSHVIQNTPTTPAFSSIYGSPLVQISQAPVMTTSVPPQTMSQVIQNTPTSIAFSSIYGSPLVHNSHAPALTTSVPPYTMSHVIQNTPTTPAFSSIIGSSVMSNIQAPALTTSVPPQSMSHVILTTPTTIALSSINGSPLVLNSHAPVMTTSVSPQSMSHVIQNTPTTPVFSSIVGSSVMSNIQAPALTPSVLPHTMSQSIQNSPITPTSNSVNGPSLIQTTQSSLVSAYVPPQTTQHIQNTPTTPASSSVNGAPSIQPTLTSTNTPTTPASSSVNGVPSIQPTLTSTNTPTTPASSSVNGAPSIQPTLTSTNTPTTPASSSVNGAPSIQPTLTSTNTPTTPASSSVNGTPPIQPTLSSTNTPTTPASSSVNGAPSIQPTLTSTNTPTTPASSSVNGTPSIQPTLTSTNTPTTPASSSVNGAPSIQPTLTSTNTPTTPASSSVNGVLSIQPTLTSTNTPTSPASISVNGAPSIQPTLTYTNTPTTPASSSVNGVPSIQPTLTSTNTPTTPASSSANGVPSIQPTLTSTNTPTTPASSSVNGVPSIQPTLTSTNTPTTPASSSVNGAPSIQPTLNSTNTPTTPASSSVNGASSIQPTLTSTNTPTTPASSSVNGAPSIQPTLTSTNTSTTPASSTVNGAPSIQPTLTATNTPTTPASSSVNGAPPIQPTLSSTTTHSTSITSSSTSSSVNTASSQQTTQTSSSMSSNSSTTTQSSLSNNLGSGSSSVWSFFSTKIMILTVLMMITIKKMFCRDA from the exons ATGGGTAACGAAACGGATGCCTTCGATTGTTATGTCAACGAGAACGACACAACAAATGGAATGTGTTATCAGATGGATGATGCAGCAGTTGAGTGCTAcg GTAACGTGTCATCAACTTCTGTACAAAATACTTTGATGTATTCTACGTCTtctgttttcaacattcaaccaACATCCATGAATTCCAATATGGTATTTCAGTCTTCTATGAGTACATTGCAAATGCTTTCCAGTAGTTACATGGGAATGAATCCTTCACATCTGTCATCAAGCAACTATATGCAACAATCAAATATACAGCCTTCGTATAGCACAAGTTCGGTTTCAAATAATATTCCAAATCAAAGTACAATTGGATTTCAACAAATAACTTCACAGATTATTCAAAGCAACTCAATGTCACTTGCATCAAGTAGTTACAATGGGCTGTCAGTTATGCATCCAATACAGACAACTTCAATAACTCCATCAATTCTTCCGCAAAGCATGtcacaatttgttcaaaatacACCAACATCGTCATCATTTAGCAGCATAAATCCATCTCATATGTTGCAGAATAGCCAGGCGCATGCTAGTGGAAGCTCATTAACTCAGCAAAGTGTGTCTCAGATTATTCATACTTCACAAACCACTCCAGCATTTAGTAGCATAACTGGATCTCCTCTTGTGTATAATAGTCAAGCATCTGCCTTGACAACATCAGTACCTCCGCAGACTATGTCTCATCAAATCCAAAATACACCAATATCAATAGCATTTAGCGGCATTAATGGTTCTCCCCTGGTGCAAAATAGCCAGACGCCTGCGTTGACACCATCAGTACCTCCGTACACTATGTCTCAGGTTATCCAAAGTACACCAACATCAATAGCATTTAGCAGCATTAAAGGATCTCCCCTGGTGCAAAATAGCCAGGCACCAGCTTTAACAATATCAGTATCTCCGTACACTTTGTCTCAGGTTATCCAAAATACACCAACATCAATAGCATTCAGCAGCATAAATGGATCTCCTCTGGTACAAAATAGCAAGACACCTGCTTTGACACCATCAGTACCTCCGTACACTATGTCCCAGGTTATCCAAAATACACCAACATCAATAGCATTTAGCAGCTTTAATGGATCTCCTCTGGTACAAAATAGCCAGGCACCTGTTTTGACGTCATCATTACCTCCATACACTATGTCCCAGGTTATCCAAAATACACCCACATTAATGACATTTAGCAGCAATAATGGATCTCCTCTGGTGCAAAATAGTCATGTACCTGCATTGACATCATCAGTACCTCCATACACTATGTCTCAGGTTATCCAAAATACACCAACCACTCCAGCATTCAGTATCATTATAGGATCGTCTATGATGGGCAACAGCCAGGCACCTGCTTTGACAGCATCATTACCCCCACACACTATGTCTCATGTTATCCAAACAACACCAACATCAATAGCATATAGCAGCGTTTATGGATCTCCTGTGGTACAAATTAGCCAGGCACCTGCATTGACAACATCAATACCCCCACACACTATGTCTCAGGTTATCCAAAATACACCAACAACAACAGCATTAAGCAGCATTAATGGATCTCCTTTGGTACTAAATAGCCAGGCAACTGTTATGACAACATCAGTACCTTCGCATACTATGTCTCAGGTTATCCAAAATACACCAACACCAATAGCATTGAGCAGCATTTATGGATCTCCACTGGTGCAAAATAGCCAGACACCTGCTTTGACAACATCAGTACCACTGCAATCTATGTCTCAAGTTATCCAAAATACACCAACCACTCCAACATTCAGTTACATTATTGGCTCGTCTGTAATGAGCAATAGGCAGGCACCTGTTTTGACAACATCAGTACCTCCGTCCACTATGTCTCATCTAATCCAAAGTACACCAACCTCAATAGCATTAAGCAGCATTAATGGATCTCCTCTGGTACCAAATAGCCAGGCACCTGTTTTGACGTCATCAGTACCTTCACAGACTGTGTATCATGTTATCTTAAGCACACCAACATCAATAGCATTTAGCAGCATTAATGGATCTCCTCTGGTACCAAATAGCCAGGCACCTGTTTTGACGTCATCAGTACCTCCACAGACTATGTCTCCGGTTATCCAAAATACACCAACATCAATAGCATTTAGCAGCATTAATGGGTCTCCTCTGTTGCACAATAGTCAGGCACCTGCTTTTACAACATCAGCAGTACCACTGCAATCTATGTCTCATGTTATTCAACATACACCAACCACTCCAGCATTCAGTAGCATTATAAGATCGTCTGTTATGAGCAAAAGCCAGGCAACTGTTTTGACAACATCAATACCTCCACACACTATGTCTCATGTTATCCAAAATACACCAATCACTCCAGCATTCAGTAGCATTATTGGATCGTCTGTAATGAGCAATAGTCAGGCACCTGTTTTGACAACATCAGTACCTCCACAGACTATGTCTCATGTTATCCAAAATACACCAACCATTCCAGCATTCAGTAGCATTATAGGATCGTATGTAATGAGCAATAGCCAGGCACCTGCTTTGACAACATCAATACCTCCACACACTATGTCTCATGTTATCCAAAATACACCAACCAGTCCAGCATTCGGTAGCATTATTGGATCGTCTGTAATGAGCAATAGTCAGGCACCTGTTTTGACGTCATCAGTACCTCCACAGACTATGTCTCAGGTTATCCAAAATACACAAACATTAATAGCATTTAGCAGCATTAATGGATCTCCTCTGGTGCATAATAGCCATGCACCTGCTTTGACAACATCCGTACCTCCATACACTATGTCTCATGTTATTCAAAATACACCAACCACTCCAGCATTCAGCAGCATTTATGGATCTCCTCTGGTACAAATTAGCCAGGCACCTGTTATGACAACATCAGTACCTCCACAGACTATGTCTCAGGTTATCCAAAATACACCAACATCAATAGCATTTAGCAGCATTTATGGATCTCCTCTGGTGCACAATAGTCATGCACCGGCATTGACAACATCCGTACCTCCATACACTATGTCTCATGTTATCCAAAATACACCAACCACTCCAGCATTCAGCAGCATTTATGGATCTCCTCTGGTACAAATTAGCCAGGCACCTGTTATGACAACATCAGTACCTCCACAGACTATGTCTCAGGTTATCCAAAATACACCAACATCAATAGCATTTAGCAGCATTTATGGATCTCCTCTGGTGCACAATAGTCATGCACCGGCATTGACAACATCCGTACCTCCATACACTATGTCTCATGTTATCCAAAATACACCAACCACTCCAGCATTCAGTAGCATTATTGGATCGTCTGTAATGAGCAATATCCAGGCACCTGCTTTGACAACATCAGTACCACCGCAATCTATGTCTCATGTTATCCTAACTACACCAACAACAATAGCATTAAGCAGCATTAATGGATCTCCTTTGGTACTAAATAGCCATGCACCTGTTATGACAACATCAGTCTCACCCCAATCTATGTCTCATGTTATCCAAAATACACCAACCACTCCAGTATTCAGTAGCATTGTCGGGTCATCTGTTATGAGTAATATCCAGGCACCTGCTTTGACACCATCAGTACTTCCACACACTATGTCTCAAAGCATCCAAAATTCACCGATTACACCTACATCGAACAGTGTAAACGGACCTTCTTTAATTCAAACAACGCAGTCATCACTAGTTAGTGCTTATGTACCTCCTCAAACCACTCAACACATCCAAAATACACCGACTACACCCGCATCGAGCAGCGTAAATGGAGCTCCATCAATTCAGCCTACACTGACCTCTACAAATACACCGACTACACCCGCATCAAGCAGTGTAAATGGAGTTCCGTCAATCCAGCCTACACTGACCTCTACAAATACACCGACTACACCCGCATCAAGCAGTGTAAATGGAGCTCCATCAATCCAGCCTACACTGACCTCTACAAATACACCGACTACACCCGCATCAAGCAGTGTAAATGGAGCTCCATCAATCCAGCCTACACTGACCTCTACAAATACACCGACTACACCCGCATCAAGCAGTGTAAATGGAACTCCACCAATCCAGCCTACACTGTCCTCTACAAATACACCGACTACACCCGCATCAAGCAGTGTAAATGGAGCTCCGTCAATCCAGCCTACACTGACCTCTACAAATACACCGACTACACCCGCATCGAGCAGTGTAAATGGAACTCCATCAATCCAGCCTACACTGACCTCTACAAATACACCGACTACACCCGCATCGAGCAGTGTAAATGGAGCTCCATCAATCCAGCCTACACTGACCTCTACAAATACACCGACAACGCCCGCATCGAGCAGTGTAAATGGAGTTCTGTCAATCCAGCCTACACTGACCTCTACAAATACACCGACTTCACCCGCATCGATCAGTGTAAATGGAGCTCCATCAATCCAGCCTACACTGACTTATACAAATACACCGACTACACCCGCATCTAGCAGTGTAAATGGAGTTCCGTCAATCCAGCCTACACTGACCTCTACAAATACACCGACTACACCCGCATCGAGCAGTGCAAATGGAGTTCCGTCAATCCAGCCTACACTGACCTCTACAAATACACCGACTACACCCGCATCTAGCAGTGTAAATGGGGTTCCGTCAATCCAGCCTACACTGACCTCTACAAATACACCAACTACACCCGCATCAAGCAGTGTAAATGGAGCTCCATCAATCCAGCCTACACTGAACTCTACAAATACACCAACTACACCCGCATCAAGCAGTGTAAATGGAGCTTCATCAATCCAGCCTACACTGACCTCTACAAATACACCAACTACACCCGCATCAAGCAGTGTAAATGGAGCTCCATCAATCCAGCCTACACTGACCTCTACAAATACATCGACTACACCCGCATCAAGCACTGTAAATGGAGCTCCATCAATCCAGCCTACACTGACCGCTACAAATACACCGACTACACCCGCATCAAGCAGTGTAAATGGAGCTCCACCAATCCAGCCTACACTGTCCTCTACAACTACTCATTCTACATCAATAACTTCATCGTCGACTTCAAGTTCTGTAAATACCGCATCTTCTCAACAAACGACCCAAACATCGTCTAGTATGAGTTCAAACTCTTCTACAACGACACAATCAAGTCTATCAAATAATCTTGGATCAGGCA gTTCATCTGTATGGTCGTTCTTCAGCACAAAAATAATGATTCTTACAGTTCTTATGATGATAACAATCAAGAAAATGTTTTGCAGAGATGCTTGA